One genomic region from Anthonomus grandis grandis chromosome 1, icAntGran1.3, whole genome shotgun sequence encodes:
- the LOC126745759 gene encoding uncharacterized protein LOC126745759 isoform X1 — translation MFFEKLANVMDTYKFSLSKIWNTDETGVSTITKPSKIVAAKGKRNIGAVTSGERGTNVTLITAVSVIGNTIPPMFVFPRKKFKPYFISNGPPECIGAGNASGWVTDLEFYDFMKHFVKHTSPTKQSPVLLLLDNHSSHLSIKTVEYAKNNEVVMLSFPPHCTHKLQPLDVSVFGPFKKYLASAQDAWLRNNPGQTISIYEIPKIVATTLPLGATSSNIINGFSKTGIYPYNRDIFSDTDFAPSYVTDRPVPESISQPPSIEDISASTSQTIAPETPDDNAIPSTSTGVFSSEGLRPLPKAGPRKTQNQRKKRACAILTDTSEKEALAEEQRKMKSSGKVDKKKKEAAKKAILTDVSYSGRSYALLKTKERRSNITSSHSNDGKTLGVVARKKENKFSKNIKQHKINKKSFSPLPSSESEDDECLCLMCLAAFTDSVPGKEWIQCSNCKKRAQLRCTPGTSIYYMCINCDSD, via the coding sequence atgtttttcgaaaaacttgccAACGTTATGGACACATATAAATTTTCGCTATCAAAAATTTGGAACACAGACGAAACGGGCGTGTCTACAATAACAAAACCTTCAAAAATAGTAGCAGCGAAGGGAAAAAGAAACATAGGTGCTGTTACTTCAGGAGAGCGTGGAACTAATGTAACCCTAATTACCGCCGTATCAGTAATAGGGAATACAATACCACCCATGTTTGTCtttcccagaaaaaaatttaaaccctattttatttcaaacgGTCCTCCAGAATGCATCGGTGCAGGAAATGCAAGTGGTTGGGTGACTGATTtagaattttatgattttatgaagcATTTCGTTAAACATACAAGCCCTACTAAACAGTCTCCTGTTTTACTTTTACTGGACAATCATTCATCACATTTATCAATTAAGACCGTAGAATATGCAAAGAACAACGAAGTGGTAATGCTTTCATTCCCACCACACTGCACCCACAAACTTCAGCCACTGGACGTGTCAGTCTTCGGGCCTTTCAAGAAGTATTTGGCTTCTGCCCAGGATGCATGGCTTCGTAACAACCCCGGACAGACAATTAGCATATAcgaaataccaaaaattgttgCCACAACTTTACCATTAGGAGCTACAAGTTCCAATATAATAAATGGATTTTCAAAAACGGGTATATATCCTTATAATCGTGATATATTTTCTGATACAGATTTCGCGCCATCATATGTGACTGATCGTCCAGTTCCCGAATCTATATCTCAGCCGCCGTCGATAGAAGACATTTCTGCCAGCACTTCCCAAACCATAGCTCCAGAAACACCTGATGACAACGCCATACCATCTACATCTACTGGAGTTTTTTCATCTGAAGGCTTGCGGCCTTTGCCTAAGGCAGGACCAAGAAAAACACAAAACCAGAGAAAGAAGAGAGCTTGCGCGATTTTGACAGACACGTCGGAAAAAGAAGCACTTGCTGAAGAACAAAGGAAAATGAAAAGTTCTGGTAAAGTagacaaaaagaagaaagaagctgctaaaaaagctattttaacAGATGTGTCCTACTCAGGTAGGTCCTACGCACTACTGAAAACTAAAGAACGACGGTCCAATATTACTTCTTCACATTCAAACGATGGAAAGACTCTAGGAGTCGTTGctcgaaaaaaagaaaacaagtttTCCAAGAACATAAAacagcataaaataaataagaaatcttTTTCCCCATTGCCATCATCTGAGTCTGAAGATGATGAATGTTTATGTCTGATGTGCCTAGCAGCATTTACAGATAGTGTTCCGGGTAAAGAATGGATACAGTGTTCCAATTGCAAAAAACGGGCTCAATTAAGGTGCACTCCGGGTActagtatatattatatgtgTATAAACTGCGACAGcgattag